A window of the Methanofastidiosum sp. genome harbors these coding sequences:
- a CDS encoding RNase P subunit p30 family protein has translation MGSYYSAIDLRGYPSSYFSKTALVKHVNAENYKVVLDSFDKNKKEGILFGIEIDDESRNAKKIIRRAEDIDVIIFKGRDSKENREALKIKEITFISNPDNLDKVCFDLARENTIGFELNVQDIVITQRYRRTKILETNRELLKAYKKFLFPIVLTSGAREANEIKTPLALVSFGCTLGMDIREAKGAITTVPEMLINKK, from the coding sequence ATGGGAAGCTACTATTCGGCAATTGATCTTAGAGGTTATCCTTCATCTTATTTTTCAAAAACAGCATTAGTTAAACATGTCAATGCAGAAAATTACAAGGTCGTTTTAGATAGCTTTGACAAAAATAAAAAAGAGGGCATTCTTTTTGGAATTGAAATTGACGATGAATCCAGAAACGCTAAGAAAATTATTAGAAGAGCAGAAGATATAGACGTTATAATCTTCAAAGGCAGGGATTCAAAAGAAAATAGAGAGGCACTCAAAATCAAAGAAATTACTTTTATTTCTAATCCTGACAATCTTGACAAAGTCTGTTTTGATCTGGCCAGGGAAAATACAATTGGTTTTGAATTAAACGTCCAAGATATTGTTATCACCCAGAGATACAGAAGGACAAAGATTCTAGAGACTAATAGAGAGTTGCTTAAGGCTTATAAAAAGTTTTTATTTCCAATAGTTTTAACTTCTGGTGCTAGAGAAGCAAACGAGATCAAAACTCCTTTGGCCCTTGTATCCTTTGGATGTACACTAGGCATGGATATAAGGGAAGCGAAAGGTGCGATTACAACTGTTCCCGAGATGCTAATTAATAAAAAATAA
- a CDS encoding RNA-binding domain-containing protein → MNPFGIAWIQIETFSHATEDIEKVKSLLSKFFSFDISFSEKRTYGHFGNEITIINVELSKNKEIKDFVSNFLTIVDKGYILETLEKRLDEDGILFVRMSKERVFNDDFTIDDNGDILISMKFVTYPKSREKVIENGKLLFGN, encoded by the coding sequence TTGAATCCGTTTGGTATCGCATGGATACAAATAGAAACATTTTCGCACGCAACTGAAGATATAGAGAAAGTAAAATCTTTACTTTCCAAATTTTTTTCTTTTGACATTTCTTTTAGTGAAAAAAGGACTTACGGCCATTTTGGCAATGAAATCACAATAATTAATGTTGAGCTTTCTAAGAATAAAGAGATAAAGGATTTTGTTTCAAATTTTTTAACAATAGTTGACAAAGGATACATCCTTGAAACTCTTGAAAAAAGGCTTGATGAAGACGGGATATTGTTCGTCCGAATGAGCAAGGAAAGAGTATTTAACGATGATTTCACTATTGATGATAACGGTGACATACTAATATCAATGAAGTTTGTCACATATCCAAAAAGTAGGGAAAAGGTTATCGAGAATGGGAAGCTACTATTCGGCAATTGA
- a CDS encoding 50S ribosomal protein L15e has translation MGYYKYMEEAWKKPKEGYTRELWTERLIQWRKEPTTLKIERPTRIDRARKLGYKAKKGFIVARTRVLRGGRKRPTIKGGRRPATKGILRYSPKKSLKWIAEERVQRKFPNLEVLNSYWVGEDGQRVFYEVILVDPFAPEIFADPRINWICERQHKRRVFRGLTSAGKRSRGLRHKGKGAEKLRPSLKARGNRGK, from the coding sequence TTGGGATATTACAAATATATGGAAGAGGCTTGGAAAAAGCCCAAAGAAGGTTATACACGAGAACTTTGGACAGAAAGATTAATCCAGTGGAGAAAGGAACCTACAACACTAAAGATTGAAAGGCCAACAAGAATAGACCGAGCGAGAAAACTTGGTTACAAGGCTAAAAAGGGATTTATTGTTGCAAGAACTAGAGTCTTAAGGGGTGGAAGAAAGAGACCAACAATAAAAGGTGGTAGAAGACCTGCAACAAAAGGTATCTTGAGATATTCACCAAAAAAGAGTCTTAAATGGATTGCAGAAGAGCGTGTTCAAAGGAAGTTTCCAAATCTTGAAGTCTTAAACTCATACTGGGTTGGCGAAGATGGACAGCGTGTCTTTTATGAAGTCATTCTAGTTGATCCTTTTGCACCAGAAATATTCGCAGACCCAAGAATTAACTGGATATGCGAAAGGCAGCACAAGAGAAGAGTATTCAGAGGTTTGACCTCAGCCGGCAAGAGATCGAGAGGACTTAGACACAAAGGAAAAGGTGCTGAGAAATTAAGACCTTCACTTAAAGCCCGAGGAAACAGAGGTAAGTAA
- the yjjX gene encoding inosine/xanthosine triphosphatase, with protein sequence MKILVGSKNPVKIDAAKEAFSSYFKDLEVEGVEVPSSVSDQPIDEETFEGAEHRVKVLRKLNDTAKIGASFFVGIEGGVINIYSKWFGIGVVCIMDTKGNIGFGVSPMFELWSDAMEQVLDGVELGDLMAEVTGDPQIKRKGGAVGFLTDGVVERKNLYISALELAIIPFIKKDLYFKHV encoded by the coding sequence ATGAAGATTCTAGTCGGCTCTAAAAATCCTGTGAAGATAGATGCTGCAAAGGAAGCATTTTCTTCTTATTTTAAAGATCTTGAAGTGGAAGGAGTAGAAGTTCCTAGTTCAGTGTCCGACCAGCCTATAGATGAAGAAACTTTTGAAGGTGCAGAGCACCGTGTCAAAGTCTTAAGAAAATTAAATGACACGGCAAAAATTGGCGCGTCTTTTTTTGTGGGCATTGAAGGGGGCGTCATTAATATTTATTCAAAGTGGTTTGGCATTGGTGTAGTGTGTATAATGGATACTAAGGGCAATATTGGATTTGGTGTTTCTCCTATGTTCGAACTGTGGAGTGACGCTATGGAACAAGTTCTCGATGGAGTTGAACTTGGAGACTTAATGGCCGAGGTAACAGGAGATCCTCAAATAAAAAGAAAAGGTGGCGCTGTTGGATTTTTAACAGACGGAGTCGTTGAGAGAAAAAATCTTTACATCTCTGCCCTTGAACTTGCAATCATACCTTTCATAAAAAAGGATCTCTATTTCAAGCATGTATAA
- a CDS encoding DUF3783 domain-containing protein, with translation MKKQKHIVVYGYSEEDVNKLKTFFDNKLDISLEISSASGKENIKIADIIESNENVFFEDKQDKVLMFLDFLDEEIRYLLYNFSDINIAKPLFCVLTEHNINWNFDRLILDLIEERKYFEENKKLKSD, from the coding sequence ATGAAAAAACAAAAGCACATTGTTGTTTATGGGTATTCTGAAGAGGATGTTAACAAGCTAAAGACCTTCTTTGATAATAAACTTGACATTAGCCTAGAAATAAGTTCTGCTTCTGGAAAAGAAAATATCAAAATAGCAGATATAATTGAAAGTAACGAAAATGTTTTCTTTGAGGATAAACAGGATAAAGTTTTGATGTTTCTGGATTTTTTGGACGAGGAAATAAGGTATCTACTATATAATTTTTCTGATATTAATATAGCAAAACCTTTATTTTGTGTTCTAACAGAGCATAATATAAACTGGAACTTTGATAGGTTAATTTTGGACTTGATAGAGGAAAGAAAATATTTCGAAGAAAACAAAAAGCTGAAAAGTGATTAA
- a CDS encoding TfoX/Sxy family protein: MMELTEMPNIGKEASKKLISVGIDTPEKLIELGSKEAFIRIKAIDNTACFSMLQALEGAIQDVRWHYLPDSTKKDLKEFFDSFK; this comes from the coding sequence ATTATGGAGTTAACTGAAATGCCAAATATAGGCAAAGAAGCGAGTAAGAAACTCATATCTGTTGGAATTGACACCCCCGAAAAACTTATTGAATTAGGGAGTAAGGAGGCATTTATTAGAATAAAAGCTATTGATAACACTGCATGTTTTAGTATGCTTCAAGCGTTAGAAGGGGCTATTCAAGATGTTAGGTGGCATTATTTGCCTGATTCTACAAAGAAAGACTTGAAGGAATTTTTTGACTCATTTAAGTAG
- a CDS encoding radical SAM protein — protein MDFPDRLTKAFGVTEKHFDSINIERAIFLSYHCDLKDCKFCYMSTIKSSPKKGLRSIESLFAEAFLVKMANWKVEFLSSGYGVYDTKKIADIVKGIACITGDPVWLNTGILERDDLSVFENELKGVTASIETFTEELFQKLCPSKNWDKLMNFLDVATELGYKKGVTIILGIGEKREDLENLFEIIKNYKIDRVTFYSLNPHKGTIFEDSVPPTSLYYLDVVSETRLMFPKLEIVTGIWSDRINLVGPLLLAGSNGITKFSWKKFYGSKLGKSLTSEIQEFEKISKRRFKGSMTDISLLQNKLKFPKDPIYKNEAVEKEIIERSDLIKERIESYISEISLLK, from the coding sequence ATGGATTTTCCGGATAGATTAACAAAGGCGTTTGGAGTAACTGAAAAACATTTTGATTCTATAAATATCGAAAGGGCAATTTTTTTATCTTACCACTGTGATCTAAAAGACTGCAAATTCTGCTATATGTCTACTATTAAATCTAGCCCAAAAAAAGGATTGAGGAGTATTGAATCACTTTTTGCCGAAGCTTTTCTTGTAAAAATGGCAAATTGGAAGGTGGAGTTTTTATCTTCAGGTTATGGCGTTTATGATACCAAAAAAATAGCAGATATAGTCAAAGGGATTGCGTGTATAACAGGTGATCCAGTATGGCTAAATACTGGAATACTTGAAAGAGATGATCTATCTGTTTTCGAAAATGAATTGAAAGGTGTTACTGCGTCTATAGAAACTTTTACTGAAGAGCTCTTTCAAAAACTGTGTCCTTCAAAAAACTGGGATAAGCTCATGAATTTCTTAGATGTTGCAACTGAGCTTGGATACAAGAAAGGCGTTACAATAATACTAGGCATTGGTGAGAAGAGGGAAGATCTTGAAAATCTTTTTGAGATAATCAAAAATTATAAAATAGATAGAGTGACATTTTATTCCTTAAATCCCCATAAAGGTACTATTTTTGAAGATTCAGTGCCCCCGACTTCTTTATATTATCTTGATGTTGTATCAGAAACAAGATTAATGTTCCCAAAACTAGAAATCGTTACCGGTATTTGGTCAGATAGAATAAATCTAGTAGGACCTCTATTATTGGCAGGTTCAAACGGGATAACAAAGTTTTCATGGAAAAAGTTTTACGGATCAAAACTTGGAAAATCTCTCACTTCAGAGATACAAGAATTTGAAAAGATTTCAAAAAGAAGATTTAAAGGGAGCATGACAGATATATCGCTGCTACAGAATAAATTGAAATTCCCCAAAGATCCCATATATAAAAATGAAGCTGTTGAGAAAGAGATAATTGAGAGATCAGACCTAATAAAAGAAAGGATAGAATCCTATATTTCTGAGATCAGTCTACTTAAATGA